TCTGGCCGCTCAGCATGTAGAGGAAGTTGGCGGCCAGGGTGAGCTTCGGGTTCGGCGCCACCGGCGGCTTGCCCCGCCGCAGCCGCTCCCAGGCGGCGACCAGCGTCGGCATCTGGGCCGTGAGGCGGACCGCCTTGCGGACGGTGGCCTCGCGCGAGTTGTCCTCGGCGTCGGGATCGAAGGCCTGCAGGGCCGACACGCCCGTGCGCAGCACCTCCATGGGCGCCGTCTTCTTCGGGAGCTGGCGCAGGATGGTGATGAGCTTGGGCGGGAGCCTCCGGTTGGCCGTCGAGGAGAGCGCCTTGACGTGGGCGTCCAGATCCTTACGGCTGGGCAGGTTGCCGTGCCAGAGGAGATAGACCACCTCCTCGAACGAGGAGAACTGA
The window above is part of the Candidatus Methylomirabilota bacterium genome. Proteins encoded here:
- a CDS encoding citrate/2-methylcitrate synthase, whose amino-acid sequence is MSSFKEGLEDVVVSTSEICFIDGREGRLLYRGYDVDELVQFSSFEEVVYLLWHGNLPSRKDLDAHVKALSSTANRRLPPKLITILRQLPKKTAPMEVLRTGVSALQAFDPDAEDNSREATVRKAVRLTAQMPTLVAAWERLRRGKPPVAPNPKLTLAANFLYMLSGQ